Proteins encoded by one window of Musa acuminata AAA Group cultivar baxijiao chromosome BXJ2-9, Cavendish_Baxijiao_AAA, whole genome shotgun sequence:
- the LOC135623107 gene encoding probable xyloglucan endotransglucosylase/hydrolase protein 28, translated as MLSSLFTSAFFFLCFFACSPLSLFLSDASAGVTHSLPTLSFEQGYTQLFGDGNLMLLRDGKRVHISLDERTGAGFASQDLYLHGFFSASIKLPSDYAAGVVVAFYMSNGDVYAKTHDELDFEFLGNIRGREWRVQTNVYGNGSTAVGREERYDLWFDPTEDFHQYSIIWNHERIIFSIDNIPIREIVRTGAIGGCFPSKPMTLYATIWDGSTWATSGGRYKVNYKYAPYVAEFEDLIIGGCAVNPMDHSSDCEKPDTAISDSLTMSLEQQALMDRFRRRHMTYYYCYDRDRYPIPPPECNADQIEARLFYGRDGVKLGDHRGRRRRGQNKHSRVTQADAAF; from the exons ATGTTGAGCTCTTTGTTTACTTCagctttcttcttcctctgcttcttTGCCTGCTCTCCCCTGTCCTTGTTCTTGTCCGATGCGTCTGCTGGTGTTACGCATAGCCTTCCGACTCTGTCGTTCGAACAGGGGTACACCCAACTCTTCGGCGATGGCAATCTGATGTTGCTCCGCGACGGGAAGCGGGTTCACATCTCCCTCGACGAGCGAACAG GTGCTGGATTCGCGTCCCAGGACCTATATCTCCATGGCTTCTTCAGCGCCTCCATCAAGCTTCCTTCCGATTACGCCGCCGGCGTCGTTGTCGCCTTCTAT ATGTCGAATGGGGATGTATATGCGAAGACCCATGATGAATTGGACTTTGAGTTCTTGGGAAACATAAGAGGGAGGGAGTGGAGAGTTCAGACCAATGTCTATGGAAATGGTAGCACAGCTGTCGGAAGGGAAGAGAGATATGATCTCTGGTTCGACCCAACTGAGGATTTCCATCAGTACTCCATCATATGGAACCACGAAAGGATCAT ATTCTCCATTGATAACATTCCAATCAGGGAAATAGTGAGGACTGGGGCCATTGGTGGGTGCTTCCCATCCAAGCCAATGACCCTCTATGCCACCATTTGGGATGGTTCTACCTGGGCTACTTCGGGCGGGCGCTACAAAGTCAATTATAAGTATGCACCGTATGTTGCTGAATTCGAAGATCTTATCATCGGTGGTTGTGCAGTGAACCCCATGGATCATTCTTCAGATTGTGAGAAGCCTGACACTGCCATCTCCGATTCATTGACAATGTCACTGGAGCAACAAGCTCTTATGGATCGATTTCGTAGGAGACATATGACCTATTATTATTGCTATGACCGTGACCGGTACCCGATCCCTCCACCCGAGTGCAATGCCGATCAGATCGAAGCAAGATTATTCTACGGACGGGATGGTGTGAAACTTGGAGACCACAGGGGTCGCCGCAGGAGAGGCCAAAACAAGCACAGCAGAGTGACCCAAGCTGATGCTGCATTTTAA